The Rhipicephalus microplus isolate Deutch F79 chromosome 4, USDA_Rmic, whole genome shotgun sequence sequence ACGCATGAAAATGCCTAGAGCTAATATACAGACTCCAGAGGAAAAGCTGGGCCGGAAAAGCTACAACTAGAGTGTAGATGGTCTATTCCTTCACCTGCACTTCGTGAACCGGTTCACGCAggcttgattaattgattgaaaACTTTATTGGACTATTTGCAATGTGCTCTCGCTTGTTAGcttcagcgcgaagaaaaaaaaaactcgggtgACCTCAAACTGGTCAGCTTGTTACTGCAGGGCAGGGAATGGCGATATCGTGCGCAAGGCAGCATACCACAGGTTCAGCCTGGCTCTGATGAGTGGGTCTTCAAGTATCCAGTTGGTAGTCCTTTCAATGCCTTGCTGTAGCTGAGGCAAGGTACGTTGGGCTTTTTTCATAAAAGCAGCTCGGCTTGATTCGTGAATGGGGCCTTTCCAGAGGATACGCTCCGTCGTTGCTGACTCGTGGCAGTGGTCACAGTTGGGGTCGGAGTACTTAGTCGGGTGTATCTTGTGAAGGACCGAGATTGTCGTGAAACTTCGTGTTTACAATCTCCTGAGTGTGACTTCGTAGAGGCAGGTGGATCTTGGGGGTGGGGCATCGTGTTTTGTAGCTTATTCTAACTTGGACCTTAATTGCCGCCGGCGTTGAACTTTCGCTCAGTGGTTGCCTTCATGGGTCTCATCTTGTGTCATCGTTGCGGCCTGCTTCGAGCTCGTATCCCCGAGTCGTTCCTTGCTATGATGCTGCAAAGCTCGTTGAGGAAATAGCTCGCGTCCAGGTATATTTGTGGGTCCAGGAATCCAATGAACTCGAAGTTGGGCGGCATAGTGCAGGATGTGCCTGGCGTACGCTGGTAGCTTTCTCCTAGTTTGGAGTGTTTGAAGCACTTGCAGCGGAGATGTGAATAACTTTTGGCGATGATCCTGTTTGATTGTAACGGGCTAGAATTTCGGAAATAGCGTACCCTTCAGCTGCTTCGGGCAGAAAGCAGAGTTGAGTTATAAAGAATGAGGATGCTTTCCTTGTTCTCAAGTTGAAAAATGCCCCTGTGTTGGAACCTTCTAGAGTGCATGAGGCGTCTGTGTATATTATATCTCCTTCGTTAGGTATACTTTCAAAATGTTCAATATGCCGCAGAGCGTAGTATGCCCTTCGCTGATTGTCCGAAGTTTGGCTCATATGTTTTGGAAGCGGCCGATTGTCTGTCACGGTAATACCTTCCCATGGCGGAATGGTGGGTGTAATTTCAGGCTGGTCTTGGTTGCTTAGACCTAGCTCGTTTCTGATGGCTCTTCCAGGACGGGTTAGCTTGAGGCGCTCATTTTGAGCTTGTAGTGCAGGCTCTACATAGTCTTGTAATGAAAGAAGTAGACCTGTTCCGTGCAAGTCTTCGACTTTGGTGTAATTCGGTAGCCCGGTGGCGATGCGAATGCATGTTTTGTTAATGCATTCAAGTTTTTCAAGCTGGGTCGGTGTCATTGGCAGGAAGGGTAGTCCATATAGGAGCCTTGAGTGGACGAGTGTTTGTGCGAGCCTTTTAATTTGATCGTCTGATAGGCGCAATTTCTCAACTTTCGCAGCACTCTTAGGGTCTGTTTTGTATGCACAGCGCTTTTTCTACCCATTGAGCAGACTTGGCGTTTTGTTGATTTATAtcgtcgcggtacaacgcgaataaaacagaggtacaccttgaggcaacgaaagcagcgtgtttttaacagctgagccacaagatcgtcttcttcggtctCGAGTGAAACTAGAGGTTTACTACCTCGTGTCCACTAAATCCCCCATCATTGTTTTCGTCCACATgaagacacgcgtcatttgcctccctctcgaagagcatcgccccgatgcgaagtctgtaatgaagtttttttttttttttcacaagaaaaGTCTCacatcactcgctgacgtaaggcttcatgcggactacgtgaacgagttcaggatggtgctggtgaCGCCTTGTACTAtgcgaactgtcgggaacaacttcgtaagtgacgacACTCATTCTTCGCAGCACTGGGTaaggtccaaagtatcttcttaagagcttttcggaaagtgtttgtttccgtaccggcgtccaaacccatactttgtcgccagtttggtagacgactgttctgcggtgagcattgtattggcctgcatcgtactcttgctgctggctgatgcgttaacgtgcaagttgcctagcttcttccgcgcgttcggtAAACGTGTGGGCatccgggacgatgtcgtcgccttcgtgcggtaagattgcatctaacatggttcgtacttcccgtccataaACTAGGCTTAacggtgtcatgcgggtcgttttttgcttggccgtgttgtatgcgaacgttatgtatggcaagatttgatcccaatttttgtgttcaacgtctacgtccattgaaagcatgtcttcaatggttttgtttagatgctctgtcagcccgttcgtttgcgggtggtaggcggtggtcttacgattctctgttccactcagcatcaagacatggtccgaaagagctgccgtaaatgcggtacctctgtctgtgattacgacggttggtgcaccatgcctcagtacaatattctaaatgaaaaatcttgccacatccgctgctgtacctctctggatagcctttgtctcggcataacgggtcagataatctgtcacgacgataacccatcggttgcccGCAGTAGAAGTAGGGAGCGGGCCCAAAATTTCCATGCtaatctggtggaatggagtcattgggacctgtacgggttgcaggaggccagctggtttagttggtggtgacttgcgtcgctggcagtcgagacaggtacgaacgtggttcttcacggctgtggttagtcttggccagtaatacctttgctgtaccctagccaacgttcttgtgtaacccaagtgaccagagGTAACCTCATTggggcatgctttcagtacttcggtgcgcagggctgctgggatgacgagtagataggcatatcccgtcgacgaaaagtttcttttgtagagtactccgccccgtaaacaaaacgatgacaacactcttgcgaaaactcttggcgccttccgagaactgccatccaagtaggtaattaagccaagcaactcagcgtcgtcacgttgttgctgcgcaatggtggtcgtgtcgaggacaccgagaaatgatgttttCTCCTCCTCGGGTAGAATCGCCAACTCactgggtgaacgggacaaacagtcggcgtccatatatgccgcttccctgacttatgtacgactgccatatcgaattcctgcagcctgaaactccaacgcgctaatcggccggtagggtcttcaagatttgttaaccaacacagtgagtggtgatcgctaattactttgatggggcgaccatataaatacggacaaaattttgtaaccgcccataccacggcgagacattccttctcagtcgtggagtaattagcctcggcgcgtgtcaacgttctgcttgcgtgagcgattaccctttctgtgcctTCTTGCTGCTGAACAAGCACAGCttccagaccaacattgctagcatcggtgtgaagcatcgtatgggctctctcgtcgaagtgggcaaggactggaggtgtttgtagtcgctggcgaagatcgttaaaagcaacttcctcttcgttattccactcaaaggggacgtcttctctcgtgaggcgagttaacggtgacgctatgcgtgcgaagtctgcgataaatcgtcgataatgagcacagaggccgagaaagcgtctgacagcctttttatcggtcggcaaagggaactgttctacggctgcgatttttttcaggatcgggacgaacacctgcataactgacgacatgaccaagaaatcgcagctcttcgtagcaaaagtggcacttctcaggcttcaacgtcagacCCGTGGACTGTATGGCTCttaagaccacctcaagtctctcaaggtgctcgtcaaacgttgcggagaacactatgacgtcgtccaggtATGCATGTTTTCCCCTTTAACCCAAAAAGCacagtatccatgagtctttgaaaggtagcaggcactgagcacaaaccgaatggcaagaccttacccagacaacactcgacgacctgaggtcgtcctcatatggtacaaacgtcctcggcagtttcaggacgtcctcatttggtcctctagtcgacacttgcaggattatccccaaaatgcccctttgagacctttttaaggacgaagaattgtcctgatatcgtctgctcgaggacgttttgaggatatgcatgtttcgtaggtgcatgcagctttcgcaattcgtgtttggttaattttctggctgttaacgaataagtccacgggatttcgtatgcctactttcgagtcataatagtaaagtacttctcgatcattaaaatgagatagttacacgaggaagcacttcaagccaacacgagaaagacgtgttcttttatttattatttatttatttactttgtaagtgatcgtaggccaaactttctgcctgcacgttttcgttggtcgtgatctaccgccgacgtgcatacggaattatatcgcactgactgtggtctgacccgtttccccaatgaacgcacgtgcggcagaccaagtttggtgcgagtataaacggtgtcggctccaaaatgaatgcaggcgtgaaaactgtgaatagcgagcacgttattctcgagtgtccagtgttgcaatgccgcacggtcccatcgagcagacgacaactgaccatgctgacgactgggctggcctaggttatcgtgaatagagcagcattggaactagaacgctgtgggaaaacgaatgggcgactgaagttgtggtggtgctaacaaaaaaaaagcagtaccttaatgcggtcaccatgcgcagtcaaggtgcttttaaatctggatgtctacgacactgtttacccattttaaagtgacgcaactatcatcatcatcattatgggcctgcagtaagtcaagtcgagtcattggtcgagtcaacattccaatacaacacttctcgccatagaggaagcttctcgcagaagccctcaaagaatcgtaagcatgccaggtgagtgtcttctgttaaattttcatattgaagttgtaagccgcaaaggtaaataaataaaaaaagagaggacagttgattttcagcctcgcgctgtatatctttactgcttattcatgtatgtatgtacaaaccaactgactagcctaacaacgtgttctggtggtgggtgttctttggtctagccaccattctactgtgctctgtgctgttcaagatggctgagagcgcggatcgcaaatttcggcgtgaaattaatcggcgcgtcaatgctagttttcagcttattgacagtgaggccgatgtcataaatgacacgcggtacgttgaccgagattcccgcaacgccgaaagagagagcgacttgCCCTCCGAGGCTTGTGCGGTCGACCTCGAAGACGGCCATCGTCGCCTTTGTGTTCATGACAGAGAACGGCCTTCGGCACACTCCTCGATCGTTCCAGAAACGGATGTGCCCCAAGGACACGTTTTGATTTCTGGCGACGCGTGCTACCCCAGCGGCTGCAGTGTTTCTGTGCCTCACGATCACACAGACTTCGAACGGCGTGCCTTCCATGACAGCAGCGCTGCGGCTTCGACTTCGGCGACCTCGCAGGTGAGGCAGAGGGATTCTTTCGAATTGGCACCGACTGGGAGTAACGAAGAGCAAGTTTGTGAACGCGGCAGTGTGGACAGCTTGCTGGCCTTTCGTGAGAGACTGCAAGCGTGGGCCTTACAATCTCGCGCATCGCACACTTCAGTTACATCGCTCTTGAGAGTACTACAGTCCCACGAATGCTTCAGCGCGCTCCCTTCAACTGCAAGGGCATTGTTACAGACGCCCAAGAAGTGCCTGGAAGTGTTGCAGCTGGCCGGCGGGAAATACCATCATTTCGGCCTCAGTGCAGGCCTACAGCGAGTGCTGCAAGATTGTGCAGAACTACCAAGAATTTTGAAGCTTAGCTTCAACATTGACGGTCTGCCGGTTTCAAAAAGTTCACGGGGCCAATTTTGGTGCATACTGGGACGCATAAGTAATTTGGAGGACAAAGCACCATTTATAGTGGGTGTTTTTTTCGGAAGCAGCAAGCCCAACAACGCGAATGATTTTTTGCGACCATTTGTTTGTGACATAAATGCTGCTATCACAACAGGGATTACCATTGGAGAAACTGCAATTCCTGTTAGCTTGTATGCCCTCATATGTGATGCACCAGCAAAGGCATTTGTATTATATGTCAGAAGCCACACAGGCTATTACAGCTGCACCAAATGTGACGTAAAAGGTGTCTACTGTGAGGGCAGGGTGTGCTTCCCAAACGTCAATGCTCGCAAGCGAACAGATGACAGCTTTCGCTTAAAAGTCCAGGAGGAGCATCACACAGGCGAAAGTATTCTTGAGGAACTTCCTTTTGACCTAGTGAAAGATATACCATTAGATTACATGCACCTTGTGTGCTTGGGTGTCATGAACAAGCTCTTGACACTGTGGGTACGTGGCCCAAAAGTGACCAGACTTGGAAGCAAAGTGCGTCTTGAGATGTCGGAAAAAAATTCTCAAATTGCACGGTGTGTTCCATGTGATTTTAGCCGAAAGCCGAGGAGCATTGCTGAACTTGATCGGTGGAAAGCGACtgagtttcgcttttttcttttatatggaggACCCGTTGTTTTGTCATCACTGATTCCTGCACACATGTACAAGAACTTCTTAGCTTTACATGTGGGGATCTCTGTTCTTTCCACACCAGCTGCACCTGCAAGTGAGATAGAGTATGCCGGAAACATGCTCAAGTTTTTTATCCGGACATTCATAAGCATTTATGGCAAAGAGCATGTTTCACACAATGTGCATGGCCTGTGTCATTTGGCAGATGATGTTACACACCTTGGCCCCTTGGACTCATGGAGTGCCTTCCCATTTGAAAACCATATGTCCTCGTTAAAGAGAATGCTGAGAAAGCCAGACCTTCCCTTGGAGCAACTTTGCAACAGGCTTGCTGAGCAGGCACACCGTCCTCTGAGGCATAAGAAAACTGAAAGCCATGTCGTATTTGCTGCAGAGCATGCTGACGGGCCACTTGTTGCTCCATGCCGAGGCCCCGAGTTTAAAAAAGTAACATTGCCTGGCAATGTCATTCTTAGAGCTGAAAAGAGAAATGGGTGCTGTAGGCTAAGTGATGGGTCAATCGTCGTTATTGACAATTTTGCTCATCTCCCGTGCGGTGAGCCATGCATAATTGGAAGGAAGTTCCTCAAGTGTGAAGATTTTTATTCTCTGCCATGCCCTTCCTCCATACTGGGAATTTACTCAGTGTCTCAGCCTTCTAGTCTGCGGTATTGGCCTCTGAAGAACATCTCACAGAAATGCCTGAAAGTGTATTTGAAAAGGAAAAGCATTGTTTTCCCTCTTTTGCATGCTACAGTGCACATGTAATAAACTTTCACAACTGTGTCAGAATGTATACAGAATTTGAATttggcttctctttcttttgcaagGTCAATACGTTGTCGTTCTCTTCCCAGAAGAGGATGATACATCTGGGATCATCCTCAAAAGTTGGCTGAAAGGCGACGGCTGCCTGTGGCCTCGACAAACTAAATATGTACATAgtttgttgaaggcgaaagcgaCTCCAGGGGCTGACTGGATAGAAGTGCCTTGCACTGTTGTCCGAGAATTTGGTAAATTATTCCTTATTTATGCTGTTTTACTGCACGTTTTTCAGCGATTTGGTCAGCAATGAAGTAAAAGGTATGTAATAAACTGCAATTTCAGCATTGTAACTCTAATTGCCACTTTAGATCAAAGTAACTTCTTAAAAGTTTAGATGGGTTCGAGAATATCAGGAAAAGATATCAGAAGATGGCTTCGAAGAATATCAGAAGATAGCTTCGAGAATatcaggaaaaaaagaacaattatgCGAAATCAAGTATCTCATATTTTGTGAATACTTGCATGTCAGCTGTCATTGCAGCAAAATTTAAATGATCCATTTTAATATCATGGGTGACTCTTAGTACCTGCTTGGTAATGACTTATGCAAAGGAATTGGAGTTCTACTTGTTATGTGTGACAGATCTGAGAAATGATCATGCTTATCATTTAATTAGTAGTTGTTGCCCTTCTTTCTGCAGATACATATGCCGAAGCACGGGCAAATCTGCCAACGGTAGAAAATGGATCCAACTTGGACGGCGAGGCAGAACTTGGgaaaggcagaagaaaaaaaaataagagatccTATGAGTCTGAAGATGATGAAGGGGCACCATCACCTCCAGCTTCAATGATAAGACGTATAACACCATTTTTGAACTTTACGTAAAGTGAACTGCTTGTACTTATGTTTTTTAATAGTATTGAATCTTTTTACATCCTGCAATGCCTATTTTACAATGATAGCCCCACGGAATTGCTCACACTGTTTTCTGTTATCTACCGCCAAAAGTAACACTGGGTTATCTGGCTTTAGGGCTGTGAAATGCTGATTCTGGCTTGCTTTCTTAGGGAGAAAACACAAGCGACCAAGAAATTTAGAGAATCGGCCACTGCCCACCCAGCCACGGTCATTGGAACATGAAGGTGATATGCTTCTGGGATaaaatcctgtttttttttcttgctattttATTTATCTCTCCTCTTTACAACCCCTTTTTCTACACCCCTATGCAGGGTGGCAAACTGGTTAATAACTCCATGTTAACCTCTATTTActtttcattttcctttccaaaATGTCATGTCAAATAGCATATGACATGCTTCTGACCTGCGATAACTGAGAATGTCAGCACGCATTTAAGTACTCGCTTCCAACCAAGAGTTTTTGCCAAAGGGGATATTGTACGTAAACCATGCACATCAGTTTTAGAGCAGCTCTTGAACACCCGTTCTTGCATTGAGTGGGGTCGCCATGGCCATCAGTGGCCTGATGGACATGAAAAAGTAACTGATAGACACAAAAAATTAAAACTGAGAAGAGAAATACCCAGGGTCGTATCGAATTTGGACACTTGCCCTTTGCTTGGTGTTGAGTATTCCACGACAGAGTGATGCTAGCGCTTGAAATTCATTTTTTATATCATTCTCACTGCACAGATTTGTAACTTTGATTATGTTGTAGACGGAGCTGATTTCATGCAAGGTTTGCAGGTTTTCAGGAGCCATGAAGAAACAATGgaaaatttgtctaatcttcacaTGACTATTCTACTGTCCCATTACCCGCTGATTTTTTCTTGCCTCTGTTTTCTAACAGGGTATGCAGACAAGGCAGGGCGGCAACCACTGCAGCAGCATCGCACCACAGGCCAGGAAGGGGCTTTATGTAAGACTATGTTTGATGAACAGCTCAAAGTGCATGTGTAGAATTACATTTCAAAGCTTCACTTATGTTTCTGCAGTGACTAGATCCAATATCAGTGAAGTGCCTGCGTTCGACTCCAGTTCACCAGCAGGCATTAGGCCATCACAAAGAGCCCCTTCACCGAGAATGGCATCACCTGAGGGTCAAAATGTTTACAGAGGTTCATACAGCAACAACTGCAGACCTCTGGGTAAGTGATACAAAAGCTGCCTTCCATGGGTGTCACTTTACGTGTGAAGTCTACCTTCATATTTATTGTGTGTTATGTATGCAAGTTGTTATTTTACTTTAGGCACCAAGTTTTCCATATGCTAAGCAATATGTTTAGTCTAAAGCTATGGTAGAGCTAAATGGCATGGATGCTTCTTTTCAGTTTTGGAGCAACTTACTAACTGTAGTTGGTGTGTCAAGTGTAAATGTAGTTCCAGCCTTCTAAACTCTGGAACAACTAAAGCTTTGCATCACTTTGCAACTAAAGCTTTGCAGCAAGTGTTGATGGAAAGATGGTGGGAGCTTCGCGTAACTGGCCAAAATAACTGTCCCATCACTCTGATTCTTgtcccttttcttttttatgcagACAATCTTGAAGGGCCACCATTTCAGCAGCATTACAGCAGTCAGCAAGGGGCTTCATGTAAGACGGTATTTTTGATAAAATGCTCAGGGGCTGTTTTTAGAATTGTGCAGCTTAAAAGGCTCATCTATGCTTCTGCAGGGACTGCACCCAATAATTGCCACGAGCCTGGCTTAGGCTTTCCCTCAACATCATCTATGCCTGCTCAGAGAGCAGGATATAATGAGGGGCAAAATGTCATCAGGAATTCTCCTACCAGTAGACACACACCTTCCAATTCCCCTAGCACTAGAAGCATACCTTTTGGTAAGTAACATTAGAGCTTCCTTAGATCGGCACCTATTGTGATGCAGACTACCTTTATATTCATTGTTTGGGGAATACAAAGTGTTTTTGCCTGTACGTTATAAAGGTTTGCAAGTGCTAAGCAACACGTTTCGTCTGATAGCTGCACCAGTGGTAAACAACATAGGGTGCTTATTTGCAATTTCGGAACAATGTACCAAATGTAGTTGCTTTATCAAGTGTAAATGCCTGTTGTCTCAGAAAAATTGAAGCTAAGGTGCCAGTAATTAAAGCTTTAATACATAAACAACTGTTATCACCTTTTTGGTGTACAGAACATGCCTCTTGATCGCAGTGGAAATGAGAAAACTGCGTGTCACTTCGATGGCAATGAGCACGCTTTTACCCcataatcaaaaaaaaaatatttttttttcagtagacaGAAATGACAGTGGCATCACTTTGTAGCAAAAACAATGGCAACTGTCACTTGTAGGAACTGTCACTTACAGAGCATGCAGACAACCTTGAAAGGCAAGTGTTGCAGCAACATAACAGTAGTCAGCAAGGCCCTTCATGTAAGAATACTTTCGATGAAATGTTCAGAGCTAGTTTTTAGAAGTGCATCTTAAAACCTTCATCTATGCTTCTGTAGGGACTGCACACAATAATACCCATGGGTCTTCATTAGGCTTCCCCTCTAGCAATAGAAGCTCACCTCCTGGTAAGTAACATTAAAGCTTTCTTACCCGGGTGCCACTTCAGAGGTGAAGACAATCTTTGTATTTATTGTCTAGggaatacagttttttttctctttagattAAAATCTTTGCAAGTGCTAAGCAAAACGTTTTGTCTTATAGCTGTGCCAGTCGTAAGCAGCATAATTGCTTATTTGCAATTTCGGAACAATGTACTAACTGTAGTTGCTTTATCAAGTGTAAATACCTGATGTCTCAGAAAAATTGAAGCGAAGGTGCCACAATTAATACTTTTAATTCATAAACAACTGTTGTCGCCTATTTAGTGTAGAGAACATGCCTCTTGATCACAGTGGAAATGAGGACTGTGTGTCACTTTGATGGCGATGAGCACGCTTTTACCCCATAAATGAAGAGttatattttaaacatttttttttttgctttcgttggGAAAGTGATAGTGGCATCACTTTGCTGCAAAAACTATGGCAACTGTTATATGTATGGTCTGGTCACACATTGTTTCAGTGCTTAAAACATTAAAGTATCTGTTTCTGCTTATTCTATTTTTCACAAATTCACTTAATAACCTAACTTTCAACAATTTTTCTGAACTTATTCCAAGTTTTTGTTGAAAACTAGGTTGTAAATATATGGGTACACTGAATCACAGCACGCAATGAAGGTGCTTCATCTCAGTGTCAACTCTGCATGCGTATTCAGGTCCTAAAAAGGCATCACTGAGCATGCTAACAAAATAACTGAAGCCATGTAGGCACAAATTTCTAAAACCGACAATAATGTGCAGAGAAGCCATAAACAACTGTGTGCTTGTTTTGCTGTGTTTAGTAGCACTTCTCATTTTCAATGTTATCTCAGCTTTTGCCATTTTATATGTTGCAATTCAGCGCTATTACTTCATGAACACGTCTTTACAGAATACGTGCGTCAACTCATGCGAATTTCGCAAACTATCCTGATGAGGCTAGAGCAGCTGGGACGACAGGTTGATGCCATGCAGCAGCACCTTTTCAACACAACAGTGAGGCTTCAAGATGAGACAAATGATGATGTGGTTTTGACACCGGTCAAGGATATTGACCAATTTCTAAGTCTTGAGGGGAGA is a genomic window containing:
- the LOC119160845 gene encoding uncharacterized protein LOC119160845 isoform X2, with amino-acid sequence MPGQYVVVLFPEEDDTSGIILKSWLKGDGCLWPRQTKYVHSLLKAKATPGADWIEVPCTVVREFDTYAEARANLPTVENGSNLDGEAELGKGRRKKNKRSYESEDDEGAPSPPASMIRRRKHKRPRNLENRPLPTQPRSLEHEGYADKAGRQPLQQHRTTGQEGALLTRSNISEVPAFDSSSPAGIRPSQRAPSPRMASPEGQNVYRGSYSNNCRPLDNLEGPPFQQHYSSQQGASWTAPNNCHEPGLGFPSTSSMPAQRAGYNEGQNVIRNSPTSRHTPSNSPSTRSIPFGTAHNNTHGSSLGFPSSNRSSPPEYVRQLMRISQTILMRLEQLGRQVDAMQQHLFNTTVRLQDETNDDVVLTPVKDIDQFLSLEGRLAADGNIKLKLIQQLAGLGGSTFGAAARRMLELLLSLEVAVQFSWAGQKGKRKFVDLGVTDVICKAVRRNFPETKKNDIECVIKVWLRHAGEKLQKQRLRTSRTHHEECLQSVALSSPSDEDL
- the LOC119160845 gene encoding uncharacterized protein LOC119160845 isoform X1, yielding MPGQYVVVLFPEEDDTSGIILKSWLKGDGCLWPRQTKYVHSLLKAKATPGADWIEVPCTVVREFDTYAEARANLPTVENGSNLDGEAELGKGRRKKNKRSYESEDDEGAPSPPASMIRRRKHKRPRNLENRPLPTQPRSLEHEGYADKAGRQPLQQHRTTGQEGALLTRSNISEVPAFDSSSPAGIRPSQRAPSPRMASPEGQNVYRGSYSNNCRPLDNLEGPPFQQHYSSQQGASWTAPNNCHEPGLGFPSTSSMPAQRAGYNEGQNVIRNSPTSRHTPSNSPSTRSIPFEHADNLERQVLQQHNSSQQGPSWTAHNNTHGSSLGFPSSNRSSPPEYVRQLMRISQTILMRLEQLGRQVDAMQQHLFNTTVRLQDETNDDVVLTPVKDIDQFLSLEGRLAADGNIKLKLIQQLAGLGGSTFGAAARRMLELLLSLEVAVQFSWAGQKGKRKFVDLGVTDVICKAVRRNFPETKKNDIECVIKVWLRHAGEKLQKQRLRTSRTHHEECLQSVALSSPSDEDL
- the LOC119160845 gene encoding uncharacterized protein LOC119160845 isoform X3, with amino-acid sequence MPGQYVVVLFPEEDDTSGIILKSWLKGDGCLWPRQTKYVHSLLKAKATPGADWIEVPCTVVREFDTYAEARANLPTVENGSNLDGEAELGKGRRKKNKRSYESEDDEGAPSPPASMIRRRKHKRPRNLENRPLPTQPRSLEHEGYADKAGRQPLQQHRTTGQEGALLTRSNISEVPAFDSSSPAGIRPSQRAPSPRMASPEGQNVYRGSYSNNCRPLDNLEGPPFQQHYSSQQGASWTAPNNCHEPGLGFPSTSSMPAQRAGYNEGQNVIRNSPTSRHTPSNSPSTRSIPFEYVRQLMRISQTILMRLEQLGRQVDAMQQHLFNTTVRLQDETNDDVVLTPVKDIDQFLSLEGRLAADGNIKLKLIQQLAGLGGSTFGAAARRMLELLLSLEVAVQFSWAGQKGKRKFVDLGVTDVICKAVRRNFPETKKNDIECVIKVWLRHAGEKLQKQRLRTSRTHHEECLQSVALSSPSDEDL